In uncultured Fibrobacter sp., the genomic window GATAGCCTGTTCGAACATGTCGCTTACGAAATGGCTCAGATCGAGAGCGAAAACGAAAATTTCCTGGATGCAGAAGGCGACTATAACGCTTTCTACAACATGTGGCCGAATAGCCCGAATGCTGAAAAGGCCATGTTCAGCCGCGGCTTTATGCTCAACGAAAACTTGGGTATGAACGATAAGGCTCTCGAAGTGCTGGAAGCGTTCCTCCAGAAGTATCCGAACAGCGAACTGAAGGAATCTGCCCAGTGGCTTGTCGACAACATCAAGAGTAACGGCAAACTTGCCGATGATTTGATGAAAAAGATCGAAGCCGAAGAGTAAAAAACCTATATTTCCCACATCTTAAATCAAAAGGTACCAACTATGGAAATGACATTTGCAATGATCAAGCCCAATGCCGTGAAATCCGGTCTCATGGGCCGCATTATCGACCGTTACATCGCTGCAGGCCTCTCTGTCTGCGCCGTGAAGATGCACCAGATGACTTCTGCTGATGCTCGCGGTTTCTACGCTGAACACGTAGAAAAGCCGTTCTTCCCGGAACTCGAAGCCTACATGACCAAGGGCCCGTCCGTGATGCTCGCCCTCGGCGGCGAAAATGCCATTGCCAAGGTTCGCGCTATCAACGGTGCAACCAATCCGGCTAAGGCGGAACCCGGTACCCTCCGCTACGACTTTGCCCCTTCCATGACCGAAAACGTCGTGCACAGCTCCGACAGCCCCGAATCTGCCAAGCGTGAACTGGACTTCTGGTTCAAGGAAGACGAACGCTACGCTTACGAAATGCCTTCCCTCAAGGCTTGCTGCGTCCTCTAAGTTTCAAAAAATAACCCCCCTCAAGGAGACACAACTCAATGCAATGGATCGTCAAGTATCTTACCTCCTCCATCGGTAAGAAGCAGATCATGGGATGCACGGGTGCCTTTTTGGCTCTGTTCATCTTGGGCCACATGTGTGGCAACTTCCAGCTTCTGAATTTCGACCAGGCTGCGGCTCAGGCATCCTACAATGCCTACACCGAATTCCTGACCGGATTCAACCCGCTCCACTTCCCGGTGAAGATGATTTACCTCATTGAACTGGTGCTGGTGGCCGCCTTCGCTATTCATATCTTCCTCGCCGTTACGCTGAAGATTGAAAACAAGAAGGCTCGCGGTGGCATCGATTACGAAGTCAACGCTCGCAAGGGTAAGAAGACCTTCGCAACCTTCACCATGATCTGGTCTGGCCTCTTCATTGTTGCCTTCCTCGTGCAGCACCTCATGATGCTCAAGTTCGGCGAACACTACCTTTACATGAACGACAAGGGCGAAATCGTCCGCGACATGTGGCTCACCACCATCCAGATGTTTGCTAACCCGGCTTGGGCTGCATTCTACGTGGTCAGCATGTTCGTGATCGGTATGCACCTTTTCCACGCTATTTCTTCTGCTTTCCAGACCATGGGTATCGCTCACCAGAAGTGGACCCCGATCATCGATATCGCTGGCATCGTCTACAGCATCGTTATCGCCCTTGGCTTCGGTATCACCGCTGTCGCCGCCTTCTACCTCGGCAACCAGCCCGAAACCCAGGCCCTGATCGAAAAGTCCCGCAGCCTCCAGCCGCAGTATGAACAGCAGAAGCAGGAAAAGGAAGCCAAGAAGGCTGCCTTCGTGATTCCGTCTGTTGGCGAAGTTGAAGTTTCTTTTAACGCTGAAATTTAAGGAGCCCACTAATGATTCTTGATTCTAAAATCCCCGGTGGTTCCATCGAAGAAAAGTGGACCAAGCATAAGTTCGAACTCAAGCTCGTGAACCCCGCCAACAAGCGTAAGTTCACGGTGATTGTGGTGGGTACTGGCCTTGCCGGTTCTTCCGCTGCTGCATCTCTTGCCGAACTTGGTTACAACGTCAAGTCTTTCTGCATCCAGGATAGCCCCCGCCGTGCACACTCCATTGCTGCTCAGGGTGGTATCAACGCTGCTAAGAACTACAAGAACGACGGCGACTCCGTTTACCGTTTGTTCTACGATACCGTGAAGGGCGGTGACTTCCGCGCTCGCGAAGCCAACGTGCACCGCTTGGCCGAAAACTCCAACCTCATCATCGACCAGTGCGTCGCCCAGGGTGTTCCGTTCGGTCGTGAATACGGTGGCCTCCTCGACAACCGTTCCTTCGGTGGTACGCAGGTTTCCCGTACGTTCTACGCTCGTGGTCAGACGGGTCAGCAGCTCTTGCTCGGTGCCTACCAGGCTCTCATGCGCCAGGTTGCTGCCGGTAAGGTCAAGATGTTCCCCCGCCGCGAAATGATGGACCTGGTCGTGATCGACGGCAAGGCTCGCGGTATCATCGTGCGTAACCTCATCACGGGCGAACTCGAAAGCCACGTGGCCGATGCAGTCTGCCTTTGCACCGGCGGTTACGGTAACGTCTATTACCTTTCTAC contains:
- the ndk gene encoding nucleoside-diphosphate kinase; the encoded protein is MEMTFAMIKPNAVKSGLMGRIIDRYIAAGLSVCAVKMHQMTSADARGFYAEHVEKPFFPELEAYMTKGPSVMLALGGENAIAKVRAINGATNPAKAEPGTLRYDFAPSMTENVVHSSDSPESAKRELDFWFKEDERYAYEMPSLKACCVL
- a CDS encoding succinate dehydrogenase cytochrome b subunit, translated to MQWIVKYLTSSIGKKQIMGCTGAFLALFILGHMCGNFQLLNFDQAAAQASYNAYTEFLTGFNPLHFPVKMIYLIELVLVAAFAIHIFLAVTLKIENKKARGGIDYEVNARKGKKTFATFTMIWSGLFIVAFLVQHLMMLKFGEHYLYMNDKGEIVRDMWLTTIQMFANPAWAAFYVVSMFVIGMHLFHAISSAFQTMGIAHQKWTPIIDIAGIVYSIVIALGFGITAVAAFYLGNQPETQALIEKSRSLQPQYEQQKQEKEAKKAAFVIPSVGEVEVSFNAEI